A portion of the Rhodococcus pseudokoreensis genome contains these proteins:
- a CDS encoding ester cyclase, with translation MSNPDFDTVAALYEAWNTRDIAAWVDSFTPDATWTNLPTGEVHAGHDGMADNYRHWDGPFRDGTCEKLTFAGGDGLVVTEFVAVGTHTGPLTTPDGEDIRPTGRTLSVPFCDIHRVENGRISSTRRYWDQLTVLTQLGLH, from the coding sequence GTGTCCAACCCTGATTTCGACACCGTCGCAGCCTTGTACGAGGCGTGGAACACCCGAGACATCGCAGCCTGGGTCGATTCGTTCACCCCCGATGCGACCTGGACGAATCTGCCCACCGGAGAGGTCCACGCCGGTCACGACGGGATGGCGGACAACTACCGGCACTGGGACGGGCCGTTCCGCGACGGAACGTGCGAGAAGCTCACCTTCGCCGGGGGTGACGGGCTGGTCGTCACCGAGTTCGTTGCGGTCGGCACCCACACCGGCCCCCTCACGACCCCGGACGGAGAGGACATCCGCCCCACCGGTCGCACACTGTCGGTTCCCTTCTGCGACATCCACCGGGTCGAGAACGGCCGGATCTCGTCGACCCGGCGGTACTGGGACCAGCTCACCGTCCTCACCCAGCTCGGACTGCACTAA
- a CDS encoding MFS transporter, whose product MPHTLDGRRTPFDSTDPNSTGRVALIVLFSSVVGMLLLMAPAVASQLQLQLGLNPSQTGDLFSAELGAMSFASIPALWWMKKFNIRTMSTIFGVIFIAGNISSAYIDDYGTLLAVRFLTSLAGGSLMVLCMSLAAQTRDRNRVYGLWVMGQLSFGAIGLAVLPHFFDNFGIGIVYWTLAVLMILVLPLTRFLPERNVTAGHAGGQETGPTRNYVLRAAFGLVAVLAFYVSLSGIWTFVGGVAAASTIGTETSSAILSIATVLGIAGSALATVLGARPSTRTNLLVGYVAMTLSVGLLAGMPGLLRFTIAALLFKLTWTFILPYIMSTLSGLDRSGRLVNLANIAIGGGFAIGPFMGGRLVESAGGYGTLIAVSAAGLVLSLALIMAAQPRRNVAPVVTTPVPQMAE is encoded by the coding sequence ATGCCCCACACTCTCGACGGTCGACGCACTCCATTCGACAGCACCGATCCCAACTCCACAGGACGCGTGGCACTGATCGTTCTCTTCTCCTCCGTTGTCGGCATGCTCCTGCTGATGGCCCCCGCCGTGGCCAGTCAGCTCCAACTTCAGCTGGGACTGAATCCCTCACAGACGGGTGACTTGTTCTCGGCCGAACTCGGTGCGATGAGCTTCGCCTCGATCCCCGCACTGTGGTGGATGAAGAAATTCAACATCAGGACGATGTCCACGATTTTCGGCGTGATCTTCATCGCCGGCAACATCAGCTCCGCGTACATCGACGACTACGGCACCCTGCTCGCCGTGCGCTTTCTGACCTCCCTCGCGGGCGGGTCACTGATGGTCCTGTGCATGTCGCTCGCCGCCCAGACCCGAGATCGCAACCGCGTGTACGGACTATGGGTGATGGGGCAATTGTCCTTCGGGGCGATCGGATTGGCGGTGCTTCCGCACTTCTTCGACAACTTCGGAATCGGCATCGTGTACTGGACCCTCGCCGTGCTGATGATCCTCGTTCTGCCGCTCACACGATTCCTGCCGGAGCGTAACGTCACGGCCGGCCATGCCGGCGGACAAGAGACCGGGCCGACACGCAACTACGTGTTGCGCGCCGCATTCGGGCTCGTCGCGGTGCTCGCCTTCTACGTGAGCCTCAGCGGAATCTGGACGTTCGTCGGCGGTGTCGCCGCTGCATCCACCATCGGCACCGAAACCTCGAGTGCGATCCTGTCGATCGCCACCGTCCTGGGTATCGCCGGTTCTGCACTGGCCACCGTCCTGGGCGCCCGGCCGAGCACGAGAACCAACCTCCTCGTCGGGTATGTGGCGATGACCCTGTCGGTCGGTCTGCTCGCCGGAATGCCGGGACTGCTCCGATTCACCATTGCAGCACTACTTTTCAAGTTAACCTGGACGTTCATTCTCCCGTACATCATGTCCACCCTGTCCGGACTGGACCGGTCGGGACGGCTGGTGAACCTGGCCAACATCGCAATCGGCGGCGGCTTCGCGATCGGCCCGTTCATGGGAGGACGCCTCGTCGAGAGCGCAGGCGGATACGGAACGTTGATCGCGGTCAGCGCCGCGGGACTGGTCCTGTCGCTGGCACTGATCATGGCTGCCCAACCCCGGCGGAACGTCGCCCCCGTCGTCACCACCCCGGTTCCGCAGATGGCCGAGTAG
- a CDS encoding helix-turn-helix domain-containing protein yields MGEIVERRDQSLDLDTFRESVTDSFVPLETSIAPDTDFEGYIHGTSLGQVQVAEVVASAHTVRRTPRTIRASDPGFYKVGLQVRGYCVLTQDDREAALTPGDFAIYDTTRPYQLSFDDRFRMLVMMFPRELLRIPPAGIAELTARRISGRQGIGALVAPFVKDLGERVFDTEPAVAVHLNNAVLDVLAAAFAEQLQITDSLSLESRQTALRVRVGTFIEEHLTDPGLDTAMVAAAHHISVRHLQKIFEADGTPVGGWIRERRLEQCRRDLVDPRNCHVPVAAVGARWGFSDPAHFSRLFKTRFGVTAGRYRTAGGTLDRPVD; encoded by the coding sequence ATGGGTGAGATTGTCGAACGCCGGGATCAATCACTCGATCTCGACACGTTCCGGGAGTCGGTGACCGACAGTTTCGTCCCCTTGGAGACGTCGATCGCTCCCGATACCGATTTCGAGGGCTATATCCATGGCACCTCCCTCGGTCAGGTCCAGGTTGCCGAGGTTGTCGCCTCGGCGCACACGGTGCGCCGCACCCCGAGGACGATCCGCGCGAGCGATCCGGGTTTCTACAAGGTGGGTTTGCAGGTCCGCGGCTACTGCGTGCTGACGCAGGACGACCGCGAGGCGGCGTTGACCCCGGGTGACTTCGCGATCTACGACACAACGAGGCCCTACCAACTCTCGTTCGATGATCGGTTCCGGATGCTGGTCATGATGTTCCCGCGCGAGCTGCTGCGGATTCCCCCTGCCGGGATAGCGGAGCTCACGGCGCGGCGGATCTCCGGCCGTCAGGGCATTGGTGCCCTGGTCGCGCCGTTCGTCAAGGACCTGGGGGAGCGGGTCTTCGATACCGAGCCCGCGGTGGCGGTGCATCTCAACAACGCGGTCCTCGACGTGCTGGCCGCGGCGTTCGCCGAGCAACTGCAGATCACGGACAGTCTGTCGCTCGAATCGCGGCAAACGGCCCTCCGCGTCCGGGTCGGCACGTTCATCGAGGAGCATCTGACGGATCCGGGTCTCGATACGGCGATGGTCGCTGCCGCGCATCATATTTCGGTGCGGCATCTGCAGAAGATCTTCGAGGCGGACGGCACTCCTGTCGGCGGGTGGATCCGGGAGCGACGGCTCGAACAGTGCCGGCGCGACCTCGTCGATCCGCGAAACTGCCATGTCCCGGTGGCCGCCGTCGGAGCGCGCTGGGGGTTCTCCGACCCGGCGCACTTCTCGCGGTTGTTCAAGACCCGCTTCGGAGTAACCGCCGGCCGCTATCGGACTGCCGGCGGTACTCTCGATCGACCTGTCGACTGA
- a CDS encoding TetR/AcrR family transcriptional regulator codes for MTISEEGSARQAPRYGEGRTALLAAAVRVVAEQGLRKLTYRAVAREAGVAHGLVAHHFGSRDALLEAALQFSVNNSVTSISTRPGSGDLDAVFAGLATMVESNPEDLAFQYELILESRRRPELRPYVEAIYRAYVDRLQFELECAGMDPDPALSHLIYVAADGLVFHQITLGPPELTESALAHLRELLRQNSSGRNVSPSSSEPATQLCAGIEDRVSYG; via the coding sequence ATGACCATCTCCGAAGAGGGCTCGGCCCGGCAGGCGCCCCGCTACGGGGAGGGGCGCACCGCCCTCCTGGCTGCGGCGGTGCGTGTGGTTGCCGAGCAGGGCCTGCGGAAATTGACGTATCGGGCGGTGGCGCGTGAGGCCGGTGTCGCGCACGGGCTGGTGGCGCATCACTTCGGGTCCCGCGATGCGTTGCTCGAGGCGGCGCTGCAGTTCTCCGTAAACAACAGTGTGACCTCGATCAGCACCCGTCCGGGAAGTGGTGACCTCGACGCCGTCTTCGCCGGATTGGCGACGATGGTGGAAAGTAATCCCGAAGACCTCGCCTTCCAATATGAGCTGATCCTCGAATCTCGGCGCCGGCCGGAGTTGCGCCCCTACGTCGAGGCGATCTACCGGGCGTACGTCGACCGGCTGCAGTTCGAACTCGAGTGCGCCGGGATGGACCCCGACCCGGCGTTGAGTCACCTCATCTACGTGGCCGCAGACGGTCTGGTGTTCCATCAGATCACCCTCGGTCCCCCCGAGCTGACCGAGAGCGCCCTCGCCCATCTGCGGGAATTGCTCCGGCAGAACAGTTCCGGACGAAACGTGTCGCCCTCCTCGTCGGAACCGGCGACGCAGTTGTGCGCCGGCATCGAGGACCGAGTCAGCTATGGGTGA
- a CDS encoding alpha-hydroxy acid oxidase translates to MSSRSTTFEMDYVPYESGRVAEFTDLEDMRTAALSAWSDDVSAVIEDGAGAGRAIAANRAAHERWALRSRVLVDVSEIDTTTEILGRSVSSPVLVAPSGGHTLVHPGGEVATARGVRDADSIMVLSSATGRTLPDVRAVGGRTWFQLYFGTDRDLVQRVVSLAAEQGCEALCLTADMPVPPLHHDGMRRGMASIAGRDRLYLPQPGGSDLPHDPRLTWSDLDWLREVSDLPLVLKGIMHPDDAIRAAECGVDAIVVSNHGGRALDTAWGTLDALPEIVDALSGYPTEVYVDGGFRHGREVAVALSLGARAVFVGRPALWALTLDGAHGVTDLLELLRRQLARTMAMIGATSIADLDTSRIRRIAD, encoded by the coding sequence ATGAGTTCGCGCTCGACCACGTTTGAAATGGATTATGTGCCATACGAATCTGGACGGGTAGCGGAATTCACGGACCTCGAGGACATGCGCACGGCCGCCCTGTCTGCTTGGTCCGACGATGTGAGTGCCGTAATCGAAGACGGTGCGGGCGCCGGTCGGGCCATAGCGGCAAATCGGGCAGCCCATGAGCGGTGGGCACTGCGCTCTCGGGTGCTCGTCGACGTCAGCGAAATCGATACCACAACAGAAATTCTCGGTAGATCGGTGTCGTCGCCTGTGCTCGTAGCCCCCTCGGGTGGGCACACCCTGGTCCACCCGGGCGGCGAGGTGGCTACTGCTCGAGGGGTTCGTGACGCCGACAGCATCATGGTGCTGAGTTCGGCCACTGGGAGGACTCTGCCCGATGTTCGGGCAGTCGGAGGAAGGACCTGGTTTCAGCTGTATTTCGGCACGGATCGTGACCTTGTACAGCGGGTCGTATCCCTTGCCGCCGAACAGGGTTGCGAGGCACTGTGCCTGACCGCGGACATGCCGGTGCCTCCACTGCACCACGATGGTATGCGGCGCGGTATGGCGAGTATCGCCGGTCGTGATCGCCTCTACCTTCCGCAACCGGGCGGGTCCGACCTTCCGCACGACCCGCGGCTCACCTGGTCCGATCTGGACTGGCTCCGCGAGGTGAGCGACCTGCCGCTCGTGCTCAAGGGGATCATGCATCCCGACGACGCGATCCGTGCGGCCGAGTGTGGTGTCGACGCCATCGTGGTGTCCAACCACGGTGGTCGGGCTCTGGACACCGCGTGGGGCACGCTCGACGCTCTGCCGGAGATCGTCGACGCGCTGTCCGGATATCCCACCGAGGTCTACGTGGACGGGGGATTCCGGCACGGCCGCGAGGTGGCGGTGGCGCTCTCCCTCGGTGCCCGGGCAGTGTTTGTGGGTCGCCCCGCGCTCTGGGCGCTCACGCTCGACGGCGCGCACGGGGTCACCGATCTCCTCGAATTGCTCCGTCGTCAATTGGCTCGAACCATGGCGATGATCGGCGCAACTTCGATCGCCGATCTGGACACCAGTCGAATTCGCCGTATAGCGGACTGA
- a CDS encoding ABC transporter substrate-binding protein produces MRIGLTSVAAGLAVALFAAGCSSSAESDEAGSSSQPTLKVVTGSPAVGHGLYYVAKNEGLFEKNGLNVEQVSGGASNASALLVSGRADVWVGATPVALPLAAQGKHVSVVFGSSTAGLTGSTLIGANGMTLDALKDKGSDCRIATTSPGTTLYGWLVEVTKSVGLKCDYAVMDNLPALTASVTNGSADAAVTLADQAWMVTEKGQAVMLINPLAMTAEERDDLVPMKPFPLGAMLGIREDLSGKSEAVARYTKALRDAAEIVHNSTPEQLAEILKRDPDFASGDAESMAVAWADLKTRTPSGPAAGQITEADWQEAVEGIKGWGLTGFSSDDPKLAYSEVVDMTYLNGAS; encoded by the coding sequence TTGCGGATAGGCCTGACCTCGGTCGCAGCAGGCCTTGCCGTTGCCCTTTTTGCCGCCGGATGCAGCTCGTCCGCGGAGTCGGACGAGGCCGGTTCGTCCTCGCAGCCGACCTTGAAGGTGGTTACGGGGTCGCCCGCTGTGGGGCACGGCCTGTATTACGTCGCGAAGAACGAGGGCCTGTTCGAGAAGAACGGGCTCAACGTCGAGCAGGTTTCGGGCGGCGCCAGCAACGCCTCGGCTCTGCTGGTGTCGGGCCGGGCGGATGTGTGGGTAGGCGCGACACCTGTTGCCCTGCCGCTGGCGGCGCAGGGAAAGCACGTCTCCGTGGTCTTCGGCAGCAGCACGGCCGGCCTGACCGGAAGTACCTTGATCGGGGCGAATGGGATGACGCTCGACGCGTTGAAAGACAAAGGCTCGGATTGTCGGATTGCAACGACTTCGCCGGGAACGACTCTCTACGGTTGGCTCGTCGAAGTGACCAAATCTGTTGGCCTCAAATGTGATTACGCCGTCATGGACAATCTGCCGGCACTCACGGCTTCGGTCACCAACGGCTCGGCGGATGCCGCTGTTACTCTCGCCGACCAGGCATGGATGGTGACCGAGAAGGGTCAGGCCGTCATGCTGATCAACCCTCTCGCCATGACAGCCGAGGAGCGCGACGATCTTGTTCCGATGAAGCCTTTCCCGCTGGGCGCCATGCTGGGAATAAGGGAAGATCTCAGTGGGAAGTCCGAGGCGGTTGCCCGCTATACGAAAGCTCTGCGCGACGCAGCCGAAATCGTGCACAACTCAACCCCTGAGCAACTGGCCGAGATCCTCAAGCGTGATCCGGACTTCGCGAGCGGCGATGCCGAGAGCATGGCTGTCGCATGGGCGGATCTGAAGACCCGTACGCCGTCGGGCCCGGCGGCCGGTCAGATCACGGAAGCAGACTGGCAGGAGGCTGTCGAAGGCATCAAGGGCTGGGGTCTGACGGGGTTCTCATCCGACGATCCGAAGCTTGCCTACTCCGAAGTGGTCGACATGACATATCTCAACGGTGCTTCATGA
- a CDS encoding ABC transporter ATP-binding protein has product MFQTGNRPKTSLAIRGSRPGCGGQVTSDCRSTAPQQHRRGRRRVCSERRTTLLAKLKGSPPAGSTQPDRREISPGDVLKAEGLSYRYPTGLQAVGNFTTGIKPGEIVSIVGPSGCGKSTLLRILAGLREPTGGVLERREPEAGRHTCSMVFQEDTLLPWLKVAENVRLFYRFQGERASKRRDRIMELLSMVGLEKFADSYPSQLSGGMRRRVAVLTAVAPLPSLLLLDEPFSALDEPSRIAVHQDVYQLIRTFNITAVLVTHDLGEAVSLSDRILLLSSSPSTIVKEFHTPFGAERDLLEVRSDPRFLEMYGDIWNDFRRQSTKAGV; this is encoded by the coding sequence ATGTTCCAAACAGGGAACCGACCGAAGACTTCCCTGGCGATCCGAGGTTCACGACCCGGCTGCGGCGGACAAGTCACCTCTGACTGCCGATCCACAGCACCACAGCAGCACAGGCGCGGGCGTCGTCGCGTCTGTTCCGAAAGGAGAACCACTTTGTTGGCCAAACTCAAAGGCAGCCCGCCCGCGGGCTCGACACAGCCGGACCGGCGGGAAATATCGCCGGGCGATGTACTGAAAGCTGAGGGATTGAGCTACCGCTACCCCACAGGTCTGCAGGCCGTCGGCAACTTCACCACCGGGATCAAGCCCGGCGAGATCGTGAGCATCGTCGGCCCCAGCGGTTGCGGAAAATCGACTCTGCTTCGCATTCTCGCGGGCTTGCGCGAGCCGACCGGTGGCGTACTGGAACGACGTGAACCCGAAGCCGGCCGCCACACGTGCTCGATGGTGTTCCAGGAAGACACCTTGCTGCCCTGGCTGAAGGTCGCCGAGAACGTCAGACTGTTCTACCGCTTCCAGGGTGAGCGAGCCTCGAAGAGGCGCGACAGAATCATGGAGTTGCTGTCCATGGTCGGCCTGGAGAAGTTCGCCGACTCCTATCCCTCCCAGTTGTCCGGGGGAATGCGCCGGCGCGTTGCGGTCCTCACCGCTGTCGCTCCGCTACCGTCGCTGTTGCTGCTGGACGAGCCGTTCTCCGCGCTGGACGAACCCTCCCGAATTGCCGTTCACCAGGACGTTTACCAGCTCATCCGCACATTCAACATCACCGCGGTACTCGTCACGCACGATCTGGGTGAGGCGGTCAGCTTGTCCGATCGGATTCTCCTGCTCAGCTCGAGCCCCTCGACCATCGTCAAGGAGTTCCACACACCCTTCGGCGCCGAACGGGACCTCCTCGAAGTTCGGTCCGATCCGCGCTTCCTCGAGATGTACGGCGACATCTGGAACGACTTTCGCCGGCAGTCCACGAAGGCAGGGGTGTGA
- a CDS encoding ABC transporter permease, with translation MIAFLLAWEFIPQIDGISGTAKWLDPFFISSPTAVAQTVWDLGAGNIPGASLWSYLYSTLFSTVVGATIGLVLGAAAGLVLSNSPKVNDVLQPFIVLLNSVPRVALIPIIVIVVGPSLGAAVISVAMTVFFLGFFNAYEGGLTIQQAMIDNAKLLGAGKTEVMRTIRLPMVAIWTFAVVPNAISFGLLSAVFTELLTGIPGIGTLLQNATVNVNADLMFAVVVILAVVGLVLYWLALKLRSAVIRWE, from the coding sequence GTGATCGCCTTCTTGCTCGCCTGGGAGTTCATCCCGCAGATCGATGGAATCTCCGGAACCGCGAAGTGGCTGGATCCCTTTTTCATCAGCTCACCGACGGCCGTAGCGCAGACGGTGTGGGATCTCGGCGCCGGCAACATTCCCGGCGCTTCACTGTGGTCGTACCTGTACTCGACATTGTTCAGCACCGTCGTCGGCGCGACCATCGGATTGGTGCTCGGCGCGGCTGCGGGTCTGGTGCTGAGCAACAGCCCCAAGGTCAACGACGTCCTGCAACCGTTCATCGTTCTGCTCAATTCGGTACCGCGAGTCGCCCTCATCCCCATCATCGTCATCGTCGTCGGGCCCTCGTTGGGTGCCGCGGTGATCTCGGTCGCGATGACGGTGTTCTTCCTGGGCTTCTTCAACGCCTACGAGGGTGGTTTGACCATCCAGCAGGCCATGATCGACAACGCAAAACTGCTCGGGGCCGGCAAGACGGAAGTCATGCGAACCATCCGGCTACCCATGGTCGCGATCTGGACCTTCGCAGTCGTACCCAATGCCATCAGCTTCGGCCTCCTTTCCGCCGTCTTCACTGAACTCCTCACCGGCATTCCCGGCATCGGCACGTTGCTCCAGAACGCGACAGTCAACGTCAACGCAGACTTGATGTTCGCCGTCGTCGTCATCCTCGCGGTCGTGGGGTTGGTCCTGTACTGGCTGGCCCTCAAGCTGCGCAGCGCTGTCATCCGCTGGGAATGA
- a CDS encoding cytochrome P450, with translation MDSTTATELNPDALPRLEWDWVANAFEDPNPVLNELREQTWIASSDRGLEVLRYEDVSKMLRDRNLQKQPQRVMNRMDEMGITEGPVREYHARSILTQDGDPHARLRLPLSAFFAPRRVESLRQATASIVDRALARVAGRPTIDALPELCEPIPAEMFCHLIAAPPELAGQVARISDSMIGPIIDRGSDRAAEHVAAFHELHDLLAELIAERRRAPGDDVLSDLIEMQRTGQLTEQDLYDQAGMLLDASIDNTAHQLTFGLAQLLDERKLLAAVTSGASTPALAADEVLRLAAIAGAILRFPKESFEYKGMVFPAGQPIFLHLRSANRDPRVFENPDAFVPDRPKGRGPLTFGAGAHTCLGQHLARTELQELISRFPVAFPNAELAEPATVSFGPIATRVQRCVIALDPA, from the coding sequence GTGGATTCAACCACCGCCACCGAACTGAACCCGGACGCGCTGCCCCGACTCGAGTGGGACTGGGTGGCCAACGCGTTCGAGGATCCGAACCCCGTTCTCAACGAGCTTCGGGAACAGACATGGATCGCGAGCAGCGATCGCGGACTCGAGGTACTGCGGTACGAGGACGTCTCCAAGATGCTCCGCGACCGCAACCTGCAGAAGCAGCCGCAACGGGTCATGAATCGTATGGATGAAATGGGTATCACGGAGGGACCGGTACGCGAGTACCACGCACGTTCCATCCTGACCCAGGACGGCGACCCGCATGCACGACTCCGCCTACCGCTCTCTGCATTCTTCGCGCCCCGTCGGGTCGAGTCCCTGCGCCAGGCGACAGCATCCATCGTGGATCGCGCGCTCGCCCGGGTGGCCGGACGTCCCACCATCGACGCCCTTCCCGAACTCTGCGAACCCATACCCGCGGAGATGTTCTGTCATCTCATCGCGGCTCCGCCGGAGCTCGCCGGGCAGGTGGCACGAATCTCCGACAGCATGATCGGGCCGATCATCGATCGCGGCTCCGATCGTGCCGCGGAACATGTGGCGGCGTTCCACGAGCTGCACGACCTTCTGGCGGAGCTCATCGCCGAGCGTCGACGTGCACCGGGCGACGACGTCCTCTCTGACCTCATCGAAATGCAACGCACCGGCCAGCTGACCGAGCAAGACCTGTACGACCAGGCCGGCATGCTCCTCGACGCCAGCATCGACAACACTGCGCACCAGCTGACCTTCGGTCTGGCCCAGCTGCTGGACGAGCGGAAGCTGCTCGCTGCTGTCACGTCGGGCGCATCCACACCGGCGCTGGCCGCCGACGAAGTGCTTCGACTCGCCGCAATCGCGGGCGCAATCCTGCGGTTCCCGAAGGAATCCTTCGAATACAAGGGCATGGTGTTCCCTGCCGGTCAGCCGATCTTCCTTCACCTTCGCTCGGCCAACCGTGATCCGAGGGTGTTCGAGAACCCCGACGCATTCGTTCCGGACCGTCCCAAGGGCCGCGGCCCGCTGACATTCGGCGCGGGCGCACACACCTGCCTCGGTCAGCACCTCGCCCGCACAGAACTACAGGAGCTGATCAGCCGCTTCCCCGTGGCGTTCCCCAACGCCGAGCTCGCCGAGCCCGCCACCGTGTCATTCGGCCCCATCGCCACGCGGGTTCAGCGTTGCGTGATCGCGCTGGATCCGGCATGA
- a CDS encoding ferredoxin, giving the protein MLATIRVDRDVCCGNGMCFALAPEVFDLDDDAGVVKLLDPTLTPENRAAVEQAVACCPTAAIEIEIDQEETA; this is encoded by the coding sequence ATGTTGGCAACCATCCGAGTAGACCGAGACGTGTGTTGTGGCAACGGGATGTGCTTCGCCCTTGCGCCCGAAGTCTTCGACCTCGATGACGATGCGGGGGTGGTGAAGTTGCTCGATCCGACCCTGACGCCGGAGAACCGCGCCGCCGTCGAACAGGCGGTCGCGTGCTGCCCGACCGCAGCGATCGAGATCGAGATCGACCAGGAGGAGACGGCATGA
- a CDS encoding nuclear transport factor 2 family protein: protein MSGNARATTLPESTIATIERSCLRLVHEFNHRADEQDNEGLLALFTEDCRYDLAGKVVDGRAQLRAVLAAGRTDRGMVHMSSDLILDVLDETTVTGRGRVLIAEIFGTERAPIRFATFTDEYRLTDEGWRIHRRRFRHMLTPIDQPT, encoded by the coding sequence ATGAGCGGGAACGCACGGGCAACCACCTTGCCGGAGTCGACCATCGCCACAATCGAACGGTCCTGCCTGCGTCTGGTGCACGAGTTCAACCACCGGGCGGACGAACAGGACAACGAAGGCCTGCTGGCCTTGTTCACCGAAGACTGCCGGTACGACCTGGCAGGCAAAGTGGTCGACGGGAGGGCGCAGCTACGCGCTGTCCTCGCTGCCGGCCGAACGGACAGGGGCATGGTTCACATGTCCTCGGATTTGATCCTGGATGTTCTCGACGAGACAACGGTTACCGGGCGCGGACGCGTCCTGATCGCCGAGATCTTCGGCACCGAAAGAGCGCCCATTCGATTCGCGACGTTCACCGACGAGTACCGACTCACCGACGAGGGATGGCGCATCCATCGGCGCCGATTCCGGCACATGCTCACACCGATCGACCAACCGACCTGA
- a CDS encoding alpha/beta hydrolase translates to MQTTVMEDVPYGYAGRDLLADVYRPDPSRDLGIAVVQVHGGAWRRGSRKMLRHMCEHMSSLGYTVVAPEYRFLDEAPWPASLHDVKAAIRWTRSNAANFGVDHDRIVIQGHSAGGQLALMCAGTQDESEWEGDSGNPDVSTAVAAVVAVYPICQFYLQDPSQPRMTYPLPAVDGSMPAYFLLDGQPDEAAVRQISPLAYAGPDYPPTMFWLGGDDGYTPAEGSFAMYRTLRDAQVPVDLHIIGEGPHAFDLTESYGVELQIAADQFIRRMLLEREERQAAVRRTLPEEMWSRTRSASGHLIGEGTLLFDSPGLPILSPGF, encoded by the coding sequence ATGCAGACAACTGTGATGGAAGATGTGCCCTACGGCTACGCCGGACGCGACCTGCTGGCCGATGTCTACCGGCCAGATCCCAGCCGCGATCTCGGCATAGCCGTGGTGCAGGTTCACGGCGGTGCCTGGCGACGGGGAAGCCGGAAGATGCTGCGGCACATGTGTGAACACATGAGTTCGCTCGGTTACACAGTTGTCGCACCTGAGTACCGGTTCCTCGACGAGGCTCCATGGCCGGCCAGCTTGCACGACGTCAAGGCTGCCATCCGGTGGACACGCAGCAACGCGGCGAACTTCGGCGTCGACCACGATCGCATCGTGATCCAGGGGCACAGTGCGGGCGGCCAACTCGCTCTCATGTGCGCGGGCACACAGGACGAAAGCGAGTGGGAAGGAGACAGCGGAAACCCCGACGTGTCTACCGCAGTCGCCGCGGTCGTCGCGGTCTACCCGATCTGTCAGTTCTACCTGCAGGACCCCAGCCAGCCTCGGATGACCTATCCGCTGCCTGCCGTCGATGGCAGCATGCCGGCCTACTTCCTGCTCGACGGTCAACCCGACGAAGCAGCGGTCCGGCAGATCAGCCCGCTGGCATACGCTGGTCCGGACTACCCGCCGACGATGTTCTGGCTCGGCGGCGACGACGGATACACACCGGCCGAGGGAAGTTTCGCGATGTACCGGACGTTGCGCGACGCGCAGGTTCCGGTCGACCTCCACATCATCGGAGAAGGTCCCCACGCCTTCGACCTGACCGAGTCCTACGGCGTGGAACTTCAGATCGCCGCCGATCAGTTCATCCGGCGAATGTTGCTGGAAAGGGAAGAGCGACAGGCCGCCGTGCGCAGGACTCTCCCCGAAGAGATGTGGTCTCGAACCCGGAGTGCCTCGGGACATCTCATCGGGGAAGGCACGCTGCTCTTCGACTCACCCGGATTACCGATCCTGTCCCCTGGATTCTGA